A genomic window from Streptomyces mirabilis includes:
- a CDS encoding group II truncated hemoglobin produces the protein MTNQTVEYVRYRIPEEKSAEFLAAYTRAAAQLAASPSCVDYELARCEEDFEHFVLRITWTSTEDHVEGFRKSELFPAFLAEIRPYIPYIEEMRHYTPTTVRGPGASVPTLYAWAGGAEAFARLTEVFYDKVLKDDVLAPVFSGLAPEHAVHVALWLGEVFGGPPAYSEAQGGHGHMVAKHLGKNITEVQRRRWVNLLQDAADDAGLPTDAEFRSAFLAYAEWGTRLAVHFSAPDATPPGDQPVPRWTWGAAPPYQP, from the coding sequence ATGACCAACCAGACCGTGGAGTACGTCCGGTATCGCATTCCCGAGGAGAAGTCCGCGGAGTTCCTGGCCGCCTACACGCGGGCCGCGGCCCAGCTCGCCGCGTCGCCGAGTTGCGTGGACTACGAGCTGGCGCGCTGCGAGGAGGACTTCGAGCACTTCGTCCTGCGCATCACCTGGACCTCGACCGAGGACCACGTCGAGGGATTCCGGAAGTCGGAGCTGTTCCCCGCCTTCCTCGCCGAGATCCGGCCCTACATCCCCTACATCGAGGAGATGCGCCACTACACGCCGACGACGGTACGGGGCCCGGGCGCGTCGGTCCCCACCCTCTACGCCTGGGCCGGGGGCGCCGAGGCCTTCGCCCGCCTCACCGAGGTCTTCTACGACAAGGTCCTCAAGGACGACGTCCTCGCACCGGTCTTCTCCGGCCTCGCCCCCGAACACGCCGTCCACGTCGCCCTCTGGCTCGGCGAGGTCTTCGGCGGGCCGCCCGCCTACTCCGAGGCCCAGGGCGGCCATGGCCACATGGTCGCCAAACACCTCGGCAAGAACATCACCGAGGTGCAGCGACGCCGGTGGGTCAACCTGCTCCAGGACGCCGCGGACGACGCGGGCCTGCCCACGGACGCCGAGTTCCGCTCCGCCTTCCTCGCCTACGCCGAATGGGGCACACGGCTGGCCGTCCACTTCTCCGCCCCGGACGCGACCCCTCCGGGCGACCAACCGGTACCGAGGTGGACATGGGGAGCGGCCCCGCCGTACCAGCCCTGA
- a CDS encoding helix-turn-helix transcriptional regulator, which produces MDEQPSPPLDRRAELSEFLRTRRARLKPEDVGLPDFGRHRRVPGLRREELAQLAGVSVAYYTRLEQGNGRNVSAEVLDAIARALRLTDAEHAHLTHLAKPKAHKKRQPARPQQVRGALRQLLDSMDGVPAYISGRRSDILVWNRMAAAVFGDWSELAPQERNWARLVFLKPEYRDLYVDWEQKAIDIVCLLRMDAGCHPDDPRLSALVGELSVKSEDFRRLWATHDVKEKSHGVKRLRHPLVGDLSLQYESFRLPDDSEQSLVTYHAEPGSASAEALRLLASWGTDATRAGATTPQ; this is translated from the coding sequence ATGGACGAACAGCCCTCCCCGCCCCTGGACCGGCGTGCCGAGCTCAGCGAGTTTCTGCGCACCCGCCGGGCCCGGCTGAAGCCGGAGGACGTGGGGCTGCCCGACTTCGGCCGGCACCGCCGGGTACCCGGGCTGCGGCGCGAGGAGCTGGCGCAGCTGGCCGGGGTGTCCGTGGCGTACTACACGCGCCTGGAACAGGGCAACGGACGGAACGTGTCGGCGGAGGTGCTCGACGCGATCGCCCGCGCCCTGCGCCTGACGGACGCCGAGCACGCGCATCTCACGCACCTCGCGAAGCCCAAGGCGCACAAGAAGAGGCAGCCGGCACGGCCGCAGCAGGTACGGGGCGCGCTGCGGCAGCTGCTGGACTCGATGGACGGCGTCCCCGCGTACATCAGCGGGCGACGCTCGGACATCCTGGTCTGGAACCGGATGGCGGCGGCCGTGTTCGGTGACTGGTCGGAGCTGGCGCCGCAGGAGCGGAACTGGGCGCGGCTGGTGTTCCTGAAGCCCGAGTACCGCGATCTGTACGTGGACTGGGAGCAGAAGGCGATCGACATCGTCTGTCTGCTGCGCATGGACGCGGGCTGTCACCCGGACGACCCGCGACTCTCGGCCCTGGTCGGCGAGCTCTCGGTGAAGAGCGAGGACTTCCGGCGGCTGTGGGCCACGCACGACGTGAAGGAGAAGAGCCACGGGGTGAAGCGGTTGCGGCATCCGCTGGTGGGTGATCTCTCCCTCCAGTACGAGTCGTTCCGGCTGCCCGACGACAGCGAACAGTCGCTGGTCACCTACCACGCGGAGCCGGGGTCCGCCTCTGCGGAGGCGCTGCGGTTGCTGGCCAGCTGGGGCACGGACGCGACCCGCGCGGGCGCGACGACGCCCCAGTAG
- a CDS encoding NAD(P)-dependent alcohol dehydrogenase — MTTVAAYAAPAAKAPLERTTIERRPVGEFDVLIDIKFAGICHSDIHQAREGWGEAIFPMVPGHEIAGIVSEVGSGVTKFEVGDRVGVGCLVDSCRECDNCKAGLEQYCTGGGVGTYNALDKNGEPTYGGYSEKIVVDENYTVRIPDGISLDVAAPLLCAGITTYSPLKHWNAGPGKKVAILGMGGLGHMGVKIADALGAEVTVLSQSLRKKDDGLKLGADHYYATSDPKTFEELRGTFDLILSTVSAPLDLDAYLSLLKTDGAFVNVGAPEEPVKLNLFSVIGGRKTLAGSGIGGIQETQEMLDFCAEHGFGAEIELISASEINDAYERVLASDVRYRFVIDTATI, encoded by the coding sequence ATGACCACTGTTGCTGCGTACGCCGCTCCCGCCGCCAAGGCTCCGCTGGAGCGCACCACCATCGAGCGCCGCCCGGTCGGTGAGTTCGACGTCCTGATCGACATCAAGTTCGCCGGTATCTGCCACTCGGACATCCACCAGGCCCGGGAGGGCTGGGGCGAGGCGATCTTCCCGATGGTGCCGGGTCACGAGATCGCCGGCATCGTCTCCGAGGTCGGCTCCGGTGTCACCAAGTTCGAGGTCGGCGACCGCGTGGGCGTCGGCTGTCTCGTCGACTCCTGCCGCGAGTGCGACAACTGCAAGGCCGGCCTGGAGCAGTACTGCACCGGAGGCGGCGTCGGCACGTACAACGCCCTCGACAAGAACGGCGAGCCGACCTACGGCGGCTACTCCGAGAAGATCGTCGTCGACGAGAACTACACCGTCCGTATCCCCGACGGCATCTCCCTCGACGTGGCCGCGCCGCTGCTCTGCGCCGGCATCACCACGTACTCCCCGCTCAAGCACTGGAACGCCGGCCCCGGCAAGAAGGTCGCGATCCTCGGCATGGGAGGCCTCGGCCACATGGGCGTCAAGATCGCGGACGCGCTCGGTGCCGAGGTGACCGTCCTGTCGCAGTCCCTGCGCAAGAAGGACGACGGGCTGAAGCTGGGTGCCGACCACTACTACGCCACCAGCGACCCGAAGACCTTCGAGGAACTGCGCGGCACCTTCGACCTGATCCTGTCGACCGTGTCCGCCCCGCTGGACCTGGACGCCTACCTGTCCCTGCTGAAGACGGACGGCGCCTTCGTGAACGTGGGCGCCCCGGAGGAGCCCGTCAAGCTCAACCTCTTCTCCGTGATCGGCGGTCGCAAGACCCTCGCCGGTTCCGGTATCGGCGGCATCCAGGAGACCCAGGAGATGCTGGACTTCTGCGCCGAGCACGGCTTCGGTGCCGAGATCGAGCTGATCAGCGCGTCCGAGATCAACGACGCCTACGAGCGGGTGCTGGCGAGCGACGTCCGCTACCGCTTCGTGATCGACACCGCCACCATCTAG
- a CDS encoding iron ABC transporter permease, protein MTTAPTTSTGPTTSRTPYPHSAGLSVLRHRRLSLLLHRRAAVVVTVLLLLLAGVMLLAACVGQTYVPPGEVWRVLRGHGGPYDLVVGELRVPRIVLGALVGAALGLSGALVQTVTRNPLASPDVIGVGHGAAAATVLALAAGTVASPGALPAVAVTGGLAAAALVSVLAWRHGMQPSRFVLTGVGIGVALSAVVQLYLTDSELAAAEQVKLWLTGSLNGRGWEQAGPLARVLLLSLPALVWASRALRPLGLDADTAAALGVRVQRTQLGLTVLGVVLAAVATGAAGPIGFVALTGPQLARRLTRTPHLPLAASALTGALIVVGADLVARTLVPPLEIPVGALTSLVGGPYLLWLLGRSGRR, encoded by the coding sequence GTGACCACAGCACCCACGACATCCACCGGGCCCACCACGAGCCGCACCCCGTACCCGCACTCGGCCGGGCTCTCCGTGCTCCGCCACCGGCGCCTCTCCCTCCTGCTGCACCGGCGCGCCGCCGTCGTCGTCACCGTCCTCCTCCTGCTCCTCGCGGGCGTGATGCTGCTCGCGGCGTGCGTCGGGCAGACGTATGTCCCGCCGGGCGAGGTCTGGCGGGTGCTGCGCGGCCACGGCGGCCCCTACGACCTGGTCGTCGGCGAACTGCGGGTCCCGCGGATCGTGCTCGGCGCGCTGGTCGGGGCGGCACTCGGGCTCTCCGGGGCGCTCGTACAGACCGTGACGCGCAACCCGCTGGCCAGCCCGGACGTCATCGGCGTCGGGCACGGGGCCGCCGCCGCGACCGTACTGGCGCTGGCCGCCGGAACCGTCGCCTCCCCCGGCGCGCTGCCGGCCGTCGCCGTCACCGGCGGACTCGCCGCCGCCGCCCTGGTGTCCGTACTGGCCTGGCGGCACGGAATGCAGCCGAGCCGGTTCGTCCTGACGGGGGTGGGCATCGGTGTCGCCCTCTCCGCCGTCGTCCAGCTCTACCTCACCGACAGCGAACTGGCCGCCGCCGAGCAGGTCAAGCTGTGGCTGACGGGCAGTCTGAACGGGCGCGGCTGGGAGCAGGCGGGGCCCCTCGCCCGGGTCCTCCTCCTCTCGCTGCCCGCCCTGGTGTGGGCGAGCCGAGCGCTGCGCCCGCTCGGCCTGGACGCCGACACGGCCGCCGCGCTCGGCGTCCGCGTGCAGCGCACCCAGCTCGGCCTGACCGTGCTCGGGGTGGTGCTCGCCGCGGTCGCGACCGGCGCGGCGGGCCCGATCGGCTTCGTCGCCCTCACCGGCCCCCAACTGGCCCGCCGCCTCACGCGCACCCCGCACCTCCCGCTCGCCGCCTCCGCCCTGACGGGCGCGCTGATCGTGGTCGGCGCCGACCTGGTGGCCCGCACACTGGTGCCGCCGCTGGAGATCCCGGTCGGGGCGCTCACGTCCTTGGTGGGCGGTCCCTATCTGCTCTGGCTGTTGGGCAGGTCGGGCCGCCGCTGA
- a CDS encoding iron ABC transporter permease produces the protein MGVALLLAVTAAALSLAVGTRPVPLSAVLDALVHGGSSPDALVVRSLRVPRTAIGLTAGAALGLSGAALQAVTRNPLADPGILGLSQGAAAGVVFAIALGWANGFDGYVWYAFTGAVLAACVVYAIASRGRGGASPVKLALAGTALSAMTAGATTVVLTSSSATLDQFRFWQVGALSGRDAATVGRMLPFLAAGALLVLACARGLDALALGDDTARALGHRVTLVRGCAALGATVLTAAAVAATGPIAFVGLAVPHLARRLVNGGHRWTLPLSALLGAALLLVADVAGRVVRAPAEVPAGVMTALVGVPVLVVLLRRKGMAS, from the coding sequence CTGGGTGTGGCCCTCCTCCTCGCCGTCACCGCCGCCGCCCTCAGCCTCGCCGTCGGCACCCGCCCCGTCCCGCTGTCCGCCGTCCTCGACGCGCTGGTGCACGGCGGGAGTTCACCGGACGCTCTGGTCGTACGGTCGCTGCGGGTGCCGCGGACCGCGATCGGACTGACCGCCGGTGCCGCCCTCGGACTCTCGGGGGCTGCACTCCAGGCGGTCACCCGCAATCCGCTCGCCGACCCCGGCATCCTCGGGCTCAGTCAGGGCGCGGCGGCCGGTGTCGTGTTCGCCATCGCGCTCGGCTGGGCGAACGGCTTCGACGGGTACGTCTGGTACGCCTTCACCGGCGCGGTCCTCGCCGCCTGCGTCGTGTACGCCATCGCCTCGCGCGGACGCGGCGGCGCCTCCCCGGTGAAGCTGGCGCTCGCCGGCACCGCCCTGTCGGCGATGACGGCGGGAGCCACGACCGTGGTCCTCACTTCGAGTTCGGCCACGCTGGACCAGTTCCGGTTCTGGCAGGTGGGCGCGCTCAGCGGGCGCGACGCGGCAACCGTGGGGCGCATGCTGCCCTTCCTCGCCGCCGGTGCGTTGCTCGTGCTGGCCTGCGCCCGCGGCCTGGACGCACTCGCGCTCGGCGACGACACCGCACGGGCACTCGGCCACCGCGTCACGCTCGTACGGGGCTGTGCGGCGCTCGGCGCGACCGTGCTCACCGCGGCCGCGGTCGCCGCCACGGGCCCCATCGCCTTCGTCGGCCTCGCCGTCCCCCACCTCGCCCGCCGACTGGTCAACGGCGGCCACCGCTGGACCCTTCCCCTCTCCGCGCTCCTCGGCGCCGCCCTGCTGCTCGTCGCGGACGTGGCGGGCCGGGTGGTACGCGCCCCGGCGGAAGTGCCGGCCGGGGTCATGACCGCGCTGGTCGGCGTGCCGGTCCTGGTCGTACTCCTCCGACGCAAGGGCATGGCCTCGTGA
- a CDS encoding iron-siderophore ABC transporter substrate-binding protein — MRTLGSKAVLAVAVVGGLLAGCSSGSGDGDNGSAQSRNTSSGDRNLVSGASEGPAVAPSAVAAGMGAGSAKDGEFPRTVGHFEGRTEIRSAPKKIAALSTGQLDDLLTLGIVPTVTTRADNAGPAPDYLNDAFPAYKKQLSAMTDAGTRTAPNLETLAATKPDLILINDSLGDLYPKLSKIAPTVVTAGNGINWKRDLLLVGDAVGKGDKAQELLDGIVSDAATRGKQLGDPAVSMVRFTPDRTRMFGVSSFTGSIAVDMGLSRPKSQQFTAISQDIGAESIDVADGDWIFYSVQGDASRTDAGSVLAGPLWKSMKAVKAGHAVKVDDDPWYLNAGPTAARLVVRQLADTLGK, encoded by the coding sequence GTGCGCACCTTGGGGTCGAAGGCCGTCCTGGCGGTTGCCGTCGTCGGCGGTCTGCTGGCCGGATGTTCGTCCGGGAGCGGGGACGGCGACAACGGCTCCGCGCAGAGCAGGAACACCTCCAGCGGCGACCGCAATCTGGTGAGCGGGGCCTCCGAGGGCCCCGCCGTCGCCCCCAGCGCCGTCGCCGCCGGGATGGGCGCGGGCAGCGCCAAGGACGGCGAATTCCCTCGGACCGTCGGGCACTTCGAGGGCAGGACGGAGATCAGGAGCGCGCCCAAGAAGATCGCCGCGCTCAGCACCGGTCAGCTGGACGACCTGCTGACCCTGGGCATCGTGCCGACCGTGACGACCCGCGCGGACAACGCCGGGCCGGCGCCGGACTATCTGAACGACGCCTTCCCCGCGTACAAGAAGCAGTTGTCGGCCATGACCGACGCGGGGACCCGCACCGCGCCCAACCTGGAGACGCTCGCCGCCACCAAGCCCGATCTGATCCTGATCAACGACTCGCTCGGCGACCTCTACCCGAAGCTGTCGAAGATCGCGCCCACCGTCGTGACGGCCGGCAACGGCATCAACTGGAAGCGGGATCTGCTCCTCGTCGGTGACGCGGTCGGCAAGGGAGACAAGGCGCAGGAACTGCTCGACGGCATCGTGAGCGACGCCGCCACGCGGGGGAAGCAGCTCGGCGATCCCGCCGTGTCCATGGTGCGGTTCACGCCGGACCGGACGCGGATGTTCGGCGTGTCGTCGTTCACCGGCTCCATCGCCGTCGACATGGGGCTCTCCCGGCCCAAGTCGCAGCAGTTCACGGCGATTTCGCAGGACATCGGGGCGGAGAGCATCGATGTCGCGGACGGGGACTGGATCTTCTACTCCGTGCAGGGCGACGCCTCCAGGACCGACGCGGGCAGCGTGCTCGCCGGGCCCCTGTGGAAGTCGATGAAGGCGGTCAAGGCCGGGCACGCGGTGAAGGTCGACGACGACCCCTGGTACCTCAACGCCGGCCCCACCGCCGCCCGGCTCGTCGTGCGACAGCTCGCGGACACCCTCGGCAAGTGA
- a CDS encoding multicopper oxidase family protein, which yields MHSPTRRTVLGASIAAAGSGLLAGCSGSDSPSGPGSHPGPGEHQGSSHGGRPFVPRGPKGYVNPSDPEVLAVERKRGSGPVRSFRLTAAETTLDLGGRTVRSWAYGDSLPGREVRIKSGDILDLNLTNHLPVSTTLHSHGVRMRCDMDGVPGLTQHPIRPGDDFNYRFAVDHPGTYWLHSHSGLQLDRGLYAPLIVEDPREPLSYDKEWVVILDDWVDGVAGSTPDGVLAQLLDGKGMATGMGMGEDDEPGGKAHDKAAHEKPHGPSRVLRNSHSRILHSEGGSVDYPFYLVNGRLPKAPSVFRARKGDRIRLRIINAGAETAFRVALGGHEMTITHTDGYPVEHTQTDALLLGMAERYDVLITAKDGVFPLVALAEGKNARALAVLRTGGGDIPRPSVHPDELDGKLVPARRLVPDDSVALTDDEPDRELRIRLTGGMKKFDWAFDHRPYSVEQRHPVSYGERIRLTLINATDMWHPMHLHGHTFALTGFGVVGARKDTAHVVPHHKLVVDFYADNPGLWMLHCHNQYHSESGMMTILGYRK from the coding sequence ATGCACTCACCTACGCGGCGCACCGTGCTCGGTGCCTCGATCGCGGCCGCCGGCTCGGGACTCCTGGCCGGCTGCTCCGGGTCCGACTCTCCCTCCGGACCTGGCTCGCACCCCGGCCCCGGCGAGCACCAGGGGAGCAGCCACGGCGGCAGACCCTTCGTCCCCAGGGGGCCCAAGGGGTACGTGAACCCGTCCGATCCCGAGGTCCTCGCCGTCGAGAGGAAACGCGGGTCCGGCCCCGTTCGCTCGTTCAGGCTCACGGCCGCCGAGACCACCCTCGACCTGGGTGGACGGACCGTCAGATCATGGGCGTACGGCGACTCGCTGCCCGGCAGGGAGGTGCGGATCAAATCGGGCGACATCCTCGATCTCAACCTGACCAACCATCTGCCCGTGTCCACGACACTGCACTCGCACGGTGTCCGCATGCGCTGCGACATGGACGGAGTACCCGGCCTGACCCAGCACCCCATCAGGCCCGGCGACGACTTCAACTACCGCTTCGCCGTGGACCACCCGGGCACGTACTGGCTGCACTCGCACTCGGGGCTGCAGCTCGACCGCGGCCTGTACGCCCCGCTGATCGTCGAGGACCCCAGGGAGCCGTTGTCCTACGACAAGGAGTGGGTCGTCATCCTGGACGACTGGGTGGACGGCGTGGCCGGCTCCACCCCCGACGGGGTGCTCGCACAGCTGCTCGACGGCAAGGGCATGGCGACGGGCATGGGCATGGGTGAGGACGACGAACCCGGGGGCAAGGCCCATGACAAGGCCGCCCACGAGAAGCCCCACGGCCCCTCCCGCGTCCTGCGGAACTCCCACAGCCGCATCCTGCACAGCGAGGGAGGCAGCGTCGACTACCCGTTCTACCTGGTCAACGGCCGTCTCCCGAAGGCTCCTTCGGTCTTCCGGGCCCGTAAGGGGGACCGTATCCGGCTGCGGATCATCAACGCCGGCGCCGAAACGGCCTTCCGGGTGGCGCTGGGCGGCCACGAGATGACCATCACGCACACGGACGGCTACCCCGTCGAGCACACGCAGACGGACGCGCTGCTGCTCGGCATGGCCGAACGCTACGACGTGCTGATCACCGCCAAGGACGGGGTGTTCCCTCTGGTCGCGCTCGCCGAGGGCAAGAACGCCAGGGCCCTGGCCGTCCTGCGTACCGGCGGTGGGGACATTCCCCGCCCCTCCGTGCACCCGGACGAACTCGACGGCAAGCTCGTCCCGGCCAGACGCCTCGTGCCGGACGACTCGGTGGCCCTCACCGACGACGAACCGGACCGCGAGCTGCGCATCAGGCTGACCGGCGGGATGAAGAAGTTCGACTGGGCCTTCGACCACCGGCCGTACTCCGTCGAGCAACGCCACCCGGTCAGCTACGGCGAACGGATCCGCCTGACCCTCATCAACGCCACCGACATGTGGCACCCCATGCACCTGCACGGCCACACCTTCGCCCTCACCGGCTTCGGCGTGGTCGGTGCCCGCAAGGACACCGCCCACGTGGTGCCGCACCACAAACTCGTCGTCGACTTCTACGCCGACAACCCGGGCCTGTGGATGCTCCACTGCCACAACCAGTACCACTCGGAGTCCGGCATGATGACGATCCTCGGCTACCGGAAGTGA
- a CDS encoding ferredoxin — MRVVVDLSRCQGYAQCAFLAPDAFRMHGEEALMYSSNPDDAQRHQVLRAAAACPLQAILVDQLEGRDAPVGTSPS, encoded by the coding sequence ATGAGAGTTGTCGTTGATCTTTCCCGGTGCCAGGGGTATGCGCAGTGCGCGTTCCTGGCCCCGGACGCGTTCCGGATGCACGGCGAGGAAGCGCTGATGTACTCCTCGAACCCCGACGACGCCCAGCGCCACCAGGTGTTGCGCGCCGCGGCGGCCTGCCCCCTCCAGGCCATTCTGGTCGACCAGCTGGAGGGCCGGGACGCGCCGGTGGGGACGTCGCCGTCATGA
- a CDS encoding NAD(P)/FAD-dependent oxidoreductase codes for MSTADTLQGFKRDGRVVIVGASLAGLRAAEALRDEGFTGKLTMIGDELGEPYDRPPLSKQVLTGWVPADGTTLPRRRDIDAEWLLGVPADGLDLANNHVRLADGRTVPFDRMLISTGVRARPWPVEAEAALDGVFVVRTREDAAGLQRAVAAGPSRVLIIGAGFTGSEIASVCRERDIPVTVAELAPSPLVGGLGAMIGEIAADMQRAHGVDLRCGVKVTQLEGDAQGRVRRAHFSDGSTVDADVVVVALGGIRNTEWLRDSGLAVGVWGVACDAGCRAFDLNGLVTDDIFVAGDVARSPNPMYEYRFISLEHWANAVEQAEIAAHNMVSTQANRWPHLSIPTFWSIQFGVNIKSVGVPTYADEVVVTQGSVADHRFVAAYGYQGRVTAAVSFNNAKWLDHYRQLIERAAPFPPPCPTPDQPLDAKPVPVDFPGPTLLAQGATVVVTGHDPGERRVTAMRQHR; via the coding sequence ATGAGCACTGCGGACACCCTGCAGGGGTTCAAGCGCGACGGCCGCGTCGTGATCGTCGGGGCGTCACTGGCGGGACTGCGCGCCGCGGAGGCCCTGCGCGACGAGGGGTTCACCGGGAAGCTGACCATGATCGGTGACGAGCTGGGGGAGCCCTACGACCGCCCCCCACTGTCCAAGCAGGTACTGACCGGATGGGTGCCGGCCGACGGCACCACCCTGCCACGGCGTCGTGACATCGACGCGGAGTGGCTCCTGGGCGTCCCCGCCGACGGACTGGACCTGGCGAACAACCATGTGCGGCTCGCCGACGGCCGCACGGTGCCCTTCGACCGCATGCTGATCTCCACCGGCGTACGGGCCCGGCCCTGGCCCGTCGAGGCCGAGGCGGCCCTGGACGGAGTCTTCGTGGTCCGCACGCGCGAGGACGCGGCCGGCCTGCAGCGGGCGGTCGCCGCCGGGCCCTCCCGGGTACTGATCATCGGTGCGGGCTTCACCGGCTCCGAGATCGCCTCCGTCTGCCGCGAGCGCGACATCCCGGTGACCGTCGCCGAACTCGCGCCGTCCCCACTGGTCGGGGGACTCGGCGCCATGATCGGCGAGATCGCGGCGGACATGCAGCGCGCCCACGGCGTCGACCTGCGCTGCGGTGTCAAGGTCACCCAGCTGGAGGGCGACGCGCAGGGGCGGGTTCGCCGCGCCCACTTCTCCGACGGCAGTACGGTCGACGCCGACGTGGTGGTGGTCGCGCTCGGGGGCATCCGCAACACCGAGTGGCTGCGCGACTCGGGACTGGCGGTGGGCGTATGGGGAGTCGCTTGCGACGCGGGCTGCCGCGCCTTCGACCTCAACGGCCTGGTCACCGACGACATCTTCGTCGCCGGAGACGTGGCACGCAGCCCCAACCCGATGTACGAGTACCGGTTCATCTCGCTGGAGCACTGGGCCAACGCCGTGGAGCAGGCCGAGATCGCCGCGCACAACATGGTCAGCACCCAGGCGAACCGCTGGCCGCACCTGTCCATCCCGACGTTCTGGTCGATCCAGTTCGGCGTCAACATCAAGTCCGTCGGTGTACCGACCTACGCCGACGAGGTCGTCGTCACCCAGGGATCCGTGGCCGACCACCGCTTTGTCGCCGCATACGGGTACCAGGGGCGCGTCACCGCCGCCGTCAGTTTCAACAACGCGAAGTGGCTGGACCACTACCGGCAGCTGATCGAGAGGGCCGCGCCCTTCCCGCCCCCCTGCCCCACGCCCGACCAGCCCCTCGACGCGAAACCGGTGCCCGTCGACTTCCCCGGCCCCACCCTGCTCGCCCAGGGCGCCACGGTGGTCGTCACCGGCCATGACCCCGGCGAGCGGCGCGTCACCGCCATGCGGCAGCACCGCTAG
- a CDS encoding cytochrome P450 yields the protein MTTTETPDILPRILDYSNRADPYPLYAELRKTPVALQEDGSYVISTYRELSGILHDPHLSSDVRNLTHPMPAMEERATPSFINLDPPEHDRLRRLAMRHFGPPHTPGLVTGMEPDLTAIVAGLIDDFAGKQRIDIVDDFAYPFPVTVICHLLGVPREDEPRFHVWVNAIIDSIDFNPKTDPQEKLDNGVQATKDLRHYLGGLLEQRHGRPGDDLLTRLANDDGPDGRMTDAEIVSTANLLLIAGHETTVNLITNGMLTLLRRPDVLQRLRAEPDLVVRLVEELLRYEPPVHIIPWRAAYSDISVGDTVIPKGSKIMLMLASGSRDPERFHDPDRFDPDRRDNQHLGFGSGIHLCFGGPMARLETQIALTALVRRLADPTLVTDPPPYRPSPVLRGPIHLLVDQN from the coding sequence ATGACCACGACCGAGACGCCCGACATCCTGCCCCGGATCCTCGACTACTCGAACCGGGCCGACCCGTACCCGCTCTACGCCGAGCTGCGCAAGACGCCGGTGGCCCTGCAGGAGGACGGCAGTTACGTCATCAGCACCTACCGCGAACTCAGCGGCATCCTGCACGACCCGCACCTGAGCTCCGACGTCCGCAACCTGACGCATCCGATGCCCGCGATGGAGGAACGCGCCACACCGTCGTTCATCAACCTCGACCCGCCCGAGCACGACCGTCTGCGGCGCCTGGCGATGCGTCACTTCGGCCCCCCGCACACCCCGGGCCTCGTGACCGGCATGGAACCCGACCTGACCGCCATCGTCGCCGGTCTGATCGACGACTTCGCGGGCAAGCAGCGGATCGACATCGTCGACGACTTCGCCTATCCGTTCCCCGTCACCGTGATCTGCCACCTGCTCGGTGTGCCGCGCGAGGACGAACCACGGTTCCACGTGTGGGTGAACGCCATCATCGACTCGATCGACTTCAACCCCAAGACCGACCCGCAGGAGAAACTGGACAACGGCGTACAGGCCACCAAAGACCTGCGCCACTACCTCGGCGGACTGCTGGAACAACGCCACGGCCGCCCCGGCGACGACCTCCTGACACGGCTGGCCAACGACGACGGGCCCGACGGGCGGATGACCGACGCCGAGATCGTCAGCACCGCCAACCTGCTGCTCATCGCCGGCCACGAGACCACCGTCAACCTCATCACCAACGGCATGCTGACGCTGCTGCGCCGCCCTGACGTGCTGCAACGTCTGCGCGCCGAACCGGACCTGGTCGTACGGCTGGTCGAGGAACTGCTGCGCTACGAGCCCCCCGTGCACATCATTCCGTGGCGGGCGGCGTACAGCGACATCTCCGTCGGTGACACCGTCATCCCCAAGGGCTCGAAGATCATGCTCATGCTCGCCTCGGGCAGCCGCGACCCGGAGCGCTTCCACGATCCCGACCGCTTCGACCCCGATCGCCGGGACAACCAGCACCTGGGTTTCGGCAGTGGCATCCACCTGTGCTTCGGCGGCCCGATGGCCCGACTGGAAACCCAGATCGCCCTGACCGCACTGGTACGCCGTCTGGCCGACCCCACCCTGGTGACCGACCCACCCCCGTACCGCCCCAGCCCCGTCCTGCGCGGCCCCATCCACCTGCTCGTCGACCAGAACTGA